A window from Drosophila kikkawai strain 14028-0561.14 chromosome 2L, DkikHiC1v2, whole genome shotgun sequence encodes these proteins:
- the RtGEF gene encoding uncharacterized protein RtGEF isoform X1, with amino-acid sequence MEQPLVVQAEYSFMGSNNDELCFQKGDIITVTQREDGGWWEGTLNDKTGWFPSNYVNECKVQLPLAETIRPPEEIQEYRSVVLKDLLDSERAHVAELQGLLENFLEPMQQTQILSQDEYAQLMCNFVEIVRTHEDLLIQIEECNDRVGKLFLTSAPLMKKVHQAYCAAHPKAIVILDKYKDDLEKYMERQGAATPGLLVLTTGLSKPFRRLDKYSAMLQELERHMESSHPDRGDTQRSVAVYKDIAATCSATRRQKELELQVLTGPVRGWQGQELSTLGDIIHMGSVAVGADHRDRYFVLFPQTLLFLSVSQRMSAFIYEGKLPLTGIIVNRLEDTDAIKNAFEISSPLIDRIVAVCQGPNEANKWVELLNANNPSLPMGIKRQLSNLSNSSVGHLNAAHLSQHLDSRGYCTRFSLCAYYSSPPGQLRPRLTLPPSNYPPTAPYANLSAHFARLVKAGDLRSAIVKMLLYPQARQSIDLKQIALRKKRCHKAAAKLKDLNAANQDSGQSELERQDAIELPTDSESFEDDLEDEFLHSCDSDPFEYVQFYQNKRNDSMCNSAGTFVDHGTGSRRHCSSINLIKLDSLYADEVLAQNELKKESLIIGSRALRALARKSTNRNSSVHTSTATLELGLGGSITNCVEEEEEVPPSVFRPLQQQSSDASSMYMARLGGAFTACENLASMPDDLSREASVPEPPTPLPASPTERHSMPTIFVGNRFNASKNTEVYVPTWRDRQDMQKQSVDAEQDGELHSSSMDLPAACRTAPDKLQAELLYNYEEALANPLELKREETPFQGHNLNSDKRASHKSDSPSTGNPKADPNPAVRSSSTTELCIETASKKRNLPPERSRDSIRRCISYQFMQMSNRPPPPPPPPHRRDPDLHLDTKCRCCENSQCPSPRSSDSGMAGSCTITSPDPPNPESYFPMEAAGQDMLDNVEPERFDVCGMFREKFLTPEATQEEVDPKEEEEQQLPDDPTTPTNRKQDSSCISSAQVQVNTRSIFLPSSSSLDENNRNPPSSDLLFSSSSTDRLGPQATFRSGMYAHWWKKERLPPEVVRGIAHAYNKSLPSKDSKDSGSVCSSCFCSMMGASGYSEGALYCSVCQNCADGYNEGSTTSTTNTATTTSSCPLCSEDEGMIASIHDSSSLDCPICQGFRTSGAEEDVAAIEPQRVAAATRRPSAGHAQQQHPSGQQQQRRREQQPSGLAGHQLDVTTQTEPVVQPSPQLQSVHAHSASTTSSASTTTTKSAKSSGGSRPQIKFSPDTKQQDSSSGPGVSHGRQQSSGSGSSSGGSGSGGAKRKERKHKG; translated from the exons ATGGAGCAGCCACTGGTGGTGCAGGCGGAGTACTCCTTCATGGGCAGCAACAACGACGAGCTGTGCTTCCAAAAAGGCGACATTATCACGGTCACCCAGCGGGAGGATGGCGGCTGGTGGGAGGGTACGCTGAACGACAAGACTGGCTGGTTTCCCAGCAACTATGTCAACGAGTGCAAGGTGCAGCTGCCTCTGGCGGAGACTATCCGGCCGCCGGAGGAGATCCAGGAGTACCGCTCCGTGGTGCTCAAAGATCTGCTTGACTCGGAGCGAGCTCATGTGGCCGAGCTGCAGGGTCTGCTTGAGAATTTCCTGGAGCCCATGCAACAGACACAAAT ACTCAGCCAGGATGAGTACGCCCAGTTGATGTGCAACTTTGTGGAGATTGTGCGCACCCACGAGGATCTGCTCATCCAGATCGAGGAGTGCAATGATCGTGTGGGAAAGCTATTTCTTACCAGTGCCCCGTTGATGAAGAAGGTTCACCAGGCCTACTGTGCGGCCCATCCCAAGGCGATTGTCATTTTGGACAAATACAA GGATGACCTAGAAAAATACATGGAGCGACAGGGTGCTGCCACGCCCGGCTTACTAGTGCTCACCACGGGTCTCTCGAAGCCCTTCCGGCGCCTGGACAAATACTCGGCCAtgctgcaggagctggagAGGCACATGGAGAGCAGCCATCCGGACAGAGGGGATACTCAGCGCAGTGTGGCTGTTTACAAGGATATAGCGGCCACCTGTTCGGCCACGCGGCGACAGAAGGAGCTGGAACTGCAGGTGCTGACCGGTCCAGTGCGTGGCTGGCAGGGCCAGGAGCTGAGCACACTGGGCGATATCATACACATGGGCAGCGTGGCTGTGGGAGCTGATCATCGCGATCGCTACTTTGTACTCTTCCCCCAAACGTTGCTCTTCCTGAGCGTGAGTCAGCGAATGAGTGCCTTCATTTACGAG GGTAAACTGCCGCTGACTGGGATCATTGTAAATCGTCTGGAGGACACGGATGCCATCAAGAATGCCTTTGAGATCAGCAGTCCTCTGATCGATCGCATAGTGGCTGTTTGCCAGGGCCCCAACGAGGCCAACAAGTGGGTGGAGCTGCTCAATGCCAACAATCCCAGCCTGCCGATGGGCATCAAGCGGCAGCTAAGCAACCTGAGCAACTCCTCGGTGGGACACCTGAATGCGGCTCAT CTGAGTCAGCACTTGGATTCGCGGGGCTACTGCACGCGGTTTTCGCTGTGTGCCTACTACTCGAGTCCACCTGGTCAGCTGCGTCCTCGTTTGACCCTTCCGCCCAGCAATTACCCACCCACAGCCCCGTATGCCAACCTCAGTGCCCACTTTGCGCGGCTGGTAAAGGCGGGGGACTTGAGGAGCGCCATCGTGAAGATGCTGCTCTATCCGCAGGCTCGCCAGAGCATCGATCTCAAGCAAATAGCGCTGAGGAAGAAGCGCTGCCACAAGGCGGCCGCCAAGCTGAAAGATCTCAATGCCGCCAATCAGGACTCAGGGCAGTCGGAGCTGGAGCGGCAGGATGCCATTGAGCTGCCCACGGACTCGGAAAGCTTCGAGGATGACCTTGAGGATGAGTTCTTGCATTCCTGCGACTCGGATCCGTTTGAGTACGTGCAGTTCTACCAGAACAAGCGCAACGATTCCATGTGCAATTCGGCGGGCACATTTGTGGACCATGGCACCGGCAGCCGAAGGCACTGTTCCTCCATTAATCTCATCAAATTGGATTCCCTGTACGCTGATGAGGTTCTGGCCCAAAACGAGCTGAAGAAGGAATCGCTCATCATTGGATCGAGGGCCCTCAGAGCCTTGGCTCGCAAGTCCACCAATAGGAATTCCAGTGTTCACACTTCCACGGCCACCTTAGAACTGGGCCTCGGGGGCAGCATCACCAACTgtgtggaggaggaggaggaggtacCTCCTTCGGTATTTAGgccactgcagcagcagaGTTCCGATGCCAGTTCCATGTATATGGCTCGACTGGGTGGAGCATTTACCGCCTGCGAGAACCTGGCCAGCATGCCCGATGATCTCAGCCGGGAGGCTAGCGTCCCAGAGCCGCCGACTCCACTCCCAGCCTCGCCCACCGAACGGCACAGCATGCCCACCATCTTTGTGGGAAATCGCTTCAATGCCAGTAAAAACACAGAGGTCTATGTGCCCACATGGCGAGATCGCCAGGACATGCAGAAGCAAAGTGTGGATGCCGAGCAGGATGGGGAGTTGCACTCGAGTTCCATGGACCTGCCAGCAGCCTGTCGCACTGCTCCGGATAAGCTCCAGGCGGAGCTGCTTTACAACTACGAGGAAGCCCTGGCAAATCCCCTAGAGCTGAAGCGGGAGGAGACACCCTTTCAGGGTCACAATCTGAACTCGGACAAGCGGGCCTCCCACAAGAGTGACAGTCCCTCGACGGGTAATCCCAAGGCAGATCCTAACCCCGCTGTCAGAAGCAGTTCCACCACCGAGCTCTGCATAGAAACGGCCTCCAAGAAGCGGAATCTACCGCCAGAGAGGAGCAGGGACTCTATAAGGCGCTGCATCAGCTACCAATTCATGCAGATGTCCAATCgcccaccgccaccgccgcctccgCCACATCGCCGGGATCCAGATCTCCACTTGGACACCAAGTGCCGATGCTGCGAGAACTCGCAATGTCCCAGCCCTAGATCCAGCGATAGCGGAATGGCTGGTAGTTGCACCATTACCTCTCCGGATCCTCCCAACCCGGAATCCTATTTTCCCATGGAGGCCGCAGGTCAGGATATGCTCGATAACGTGGAGCCGGAGAGGTTTGATGTGTGCGGCATGTTTAGGGAAAAGTTTCTCACGCCAGAGGCCACACAAGAGGAGGTGGAtcccaaggaggaggaggagcagcagcttccCGATGACCCCACCACGCCCACCAATCGCAAACAGGACTCTTCCTGCATCAGCTCTGCCCAGGTGCAGGTCAACACGAGGAGTATTTTCCTGccctccagctccagcttggATGAGAACAACCGGAATCCACCGTCCAGCGATCTCTTGTTCAGCTCGAGTTCCACGGATCGACTGGGACCGCAGGCCACCTTCCGGTCGGGAATGTATGCCCACTGGTGGAAGAAGGAGCGCTTGCCGCCGGAGGTGGTGCGAGGCATAGCCCACGCCTACAACAAGAGCCTGCCCTCGAAGGACTCCAAGGACTCGGGCTCGGTGTGCTCCAGCTGCTTCTGTTCGATGATGGGAGCCAGCGGCTACAGCGAGGGCGCCCTGTATTGCTCCGTCTGCCAGAACTGTGCGGATGGCTACAATGAgggcagcaccaccagcaccaccaacaCAGCGACCACCACCTCCAGCTGTCCGCTGTGCAGCGAGGACGAGGGCATGATCGCCTCGATCCACGACTCCTCCTCGCTGGACTGCCCCATATGCCAGGGCTTTCGTACCTCCGGCGCCGAAGAAG ATGTCGCCGCCATCGAACCACAgcgtgttgctgctgccacccGGAGGCCGTCTGCCGGCCAcgcccagcagcaacatccctcaggccagcagcaacagcggcggcgggagcagcagccatCAGGGCTCGCCGGCCACCAACTCGATGTCACAACACAAACGGAGCCAGTCGTTCAACCATCACCTCAGCTACAATCAGTACACGCACACTCAGCCTCCACCACATCATCTGCATCCACCACAACCACCAAGTCTGCCAAGTCATCTGGGGGCAGCCGGCCCCAGATCAAGTTCAGTCCAGACACCAAGCAGCAAGACAGCAGCTCCGGCCCTGGGGTCAGCCATGGACGGCAGCAGtccagcggcagcggcagcagcagcggtggcagcggcagcggggGGGCCAAACGCAAGGAAAGGAAGCACAAAGG CTAA